In Enterobacter cloacae, the following are encoded in one genomic region:
- a CDS encoding cyclic diguanylate phosphodiesterase yields the protein MRYRNSIIICITLFFVLCAAGVSFLFHQLITNQKKLTQNHLQTIVGELDSIISNASIAGNRATDLLNGQCNNKVQTEVRKLVATLPDVTTINLLQGKHLYCSSIFGGVNFTSDAHWPPTKSLFLMSDNSVKPSKSLLVYHVSRGEKSVMVGLDNYYIQNELKKYHGSYSYIMTVNGVSLDATGNIFKNLLPEGQITYSSTQFKYSVSALPLVPLSLLTFWQSEHDRILLIFLISGGLSILFLKYLIHRQSMFFMLREAIDNNQLEPFIQPIVEARSGNIVAGEILMRWQHPKWGNVPPDRFIPLAEKNGLVSRITELGIQSVIRSFESLDLKSLPLTTLFFNVSAADFAGHSLLNACQSFRDKTANTALHIGLEITERVAVEDSAFVRELCQQLDMLGVTLSADDFGTGHCNYKLLMQLRPRYIKIDKHFTQEIETDEGKEAIVRNIIAIAKDRGCLTIAEGVESASQREKLVAMGVSFLQGYFFSRPIKAAVFFDKLQHSTL from the coding sequence ATGCGTTACCGCAATAGCATTATTATTTGTATAACTCTTTTTTTTGTCCTCTGTGCCGCAGGTGTAAGTTTTCTTTTTCATCAATTAATAACAAATCAAAAAAAACTGACCCAGAACCATCTACAGACTATCGTTGGTGAACTGGACAGCATTATTAGCAATGCCAGCATCGCGGGTAATCGTGCGACAGACCTGCTTAATGGTCAATGTAACAATAAAGTACAGACTGAAGTACGTAAACTGGTGGCTACGCTACCGGATGTAACAACCATCAATTTACTGCAGGGGAAACACCTTTATTGCTCTTCAATTTTTGGCGGTGTGAATTTTACATCTGACGCTCATTGGCCCCCCACTAAATCACTTTTTTTAATGAGCGATAACTCCGTCAAGCCTTCTAAATCACTGTTGGTCTACCACGTGTCCCGTGGAGAAAAAAGCGTCATGGTCGGCCTGGATAATTATTATATTCAAAATGAACTTAAAAAATATCACGGGAGTTACTCTTATATTATGACGGTGAATGGTGTTTCGCTTGATGCCACTGGGAATATTTTTAAAAATCTGTTACCTGAAGGGCAGATCACGTATTCCTCCACACAATTTAAATATAGTGTCAGCGCGTTACCTTTGGTACCGCTTAGTTTGCTCACTTTCTGGCAGAGTGAACATGACAGGATTTTACTGATTTTTTTAATTTCCGGAGGACTCTCGATATTATTTTTAAAATACCTGATTCATCGTCAATCGATGTTTTTTATGTTACGAGAGGCGATCGATAATAACCAGCTAGAGCCTTTCATCCAACCGATTGTAGAGGCTCGCAGCGGCAATATTGTTGCAGGTGAGATTTTGATGAGGTGGCAGCACCCGAAATGGGGCAATGTTCCGCCGGATCGGTTTATTCCCCTGGCTGAGAAAAATGGCCTGGTAAGCCGCATCACCGAATTGGGCATCCAATCGGTAATCCGAAGCTTTGAGTCGTTGGATTTGAAATCGCTTCCATTAACGACGCTATTTTTCAACGTCTCGGCTGCGGATTTTGCAGGCCATAGCCTGTTAAACGCCTGTCAGTCATTCAGGGATAAAACGGCGAACACAGCATTACATATTGGGCTAGAGATCACCGAAAGAGTCGCCGTTGAAGATTCCGCGTTTGTCAGAGAACTTTGTCAGCAACTTGATATGCTGGGGGTGACACTCTCAGCAGATGATTTTGGTACAGGCCACTGCAATTATAAGCTGTTGATGCAACTTCGTCCGCGCTACATCAAGATCGATAAACATTTTACCCAAGAAATTGAAACGGACGAGGGCAAAGAGGCCATCGTCCGCAATATTATCGCTATTGCAAAAGACAGGGGGTGCCTGACCATTGCGGAAGGTGTGGAAAGCGCCTCGCAGCGTGAGAAGTTGGTCGCGATGGGGGTCAGCTTTTTACAAGGTTACTTCTTTTCGAGGCCCATTAAGGCAGCGGTTTTCTTCGACAAGTTGCAGCACTCCACCCTATAA
- the mdtN gene encoding multidrug resistance protein MdtN: MTVKRKIYALSLLLVTLMVLVLVLFRIDAAPRTDDAYVYADTINVVPEVSGRIIELPVKDNQLVKKGELLYRIDPRPFQNSLDASQARLITLNEQIKLSERSVSAQQYNADAVAAQVESARSQYQQAQDTYNRKLALMGKNYVSKEELEQARTARNSAEANYNSTRLQARQASAAVSGVDALVAQRDEVRAQIAEAKLNLEYSEVRAPFDGRVTALKTTAGQYASPAQPVMTLIDTRQWYVIANFRETDLKGITEGTTATVFIMADTSKAFSGTVESMSYGVAPGDSATVGGLQLVEKTINWVHVSQRFPVKIKMSETDKGLFRIGASAVVTLHRGNKV; this comes from the coding sequence ATGACCGTAAAAAGAAAAATTTATGCGCTCAGTTTATTACTGGTGACGCTGATGGTTTTGGTGCTTGTCTTGTTCAGAATTGATGCCGCACCGCGTACTGATGATGCTTATGTCTATGCTGACACCATCAACGTCGTTCCTGAGGTGAGTGGCAGAATTATTGAATTGCCAGTCAAAGATAACCAGCTCGTGAAGAAAGGGGAGCTGCTTTACCGCATTGATCCGCGTCCATTCCAGAATTCACTGGATGCCAGTCAGGCCCGCCTGATCACCCTGAATGAGCAGATCAAGTTATCAGAACGCTCCGTCAGTGCGCAGCAGTACAACGCCGATGCCGTCGCTGCCCAGGTAGAGAGTGCCCGTAGTCAGTATCAGCAGGCGCAGGATACATATAACCGTAAGCTGGCGCTGATGGGTAAAAACTATGTGTCTAAAGAAGAGCTGGAGCAGGCCAGAACAGCGAGAAACAGTGCTGAAGCTAATTATAACTCGACCAGACTTCAGGCCCGACAGGCCAGTGCCGCTGTCAGCGGTGTGGATGCGCTTGTGGCGCAGCGGGATGAAGTCAGGGCACAAATTGCCGAAGCTAAGCTGAATCTTGAATACAGTGAAGTTCGTGCCCCATTCGATGGACGAGTCACGGCACTGAAGACCACTGCGGGTCAATATGCATCCCCGGCGCAACCCGTCATGACGCTCATTGATACAAGGCAGTGGTATGTCATTGCCAACTTCCGGGAAACCGATCTGAAAGGTATTACTGAAGGAACAACGGCAACGGTATTTATCATGGCGGATACCAGCAAAGCTTTTTCTGGCACCGTAGAGTCAATGAGCTATGGCGTTGCTCCGGGTGACAGTGCCACCGTCGGAGGCCTGCAGTTAGTCGAAAAGACCATTAACTGGGTTCATGTTTCCCAGCGTTTCCCGGTAAAAATAAAAATGTCTGAAACCGATAAAGGACTCTTCCGTATTGGTGCTTCAGCTGTTGTAACGTTGCACCGCGGCAACAAGGTTTAA
- a CDS encoding outer membrane usher protein has protein sequence MSQTNVVSGFAKLTQLFLFILFCLRATPGLAEDYFSPDFIETRGNITRDIDISLFSKTDGQVPGVYHVEIYLNGNYVETRDISFVGNESALSPTLKREDFTRWGVKPNAQPGWMDMDESATIDNISELLPGSQSHFQFDGMRLEVSVPQEYLRRDPQGSVSPEQWDDGLNMLFVNYNFSAANNRGDAESHNDSYLNLRSGINAGPWRLRNYSTYNNSNGMSRWNTISTSLERDIKVLKSQFSVGDGYTQAGVFDSVNFRGVQLYSDDSMLPESVRGFAPVVRGIAQSNAQVTIRQAGNIIWQSYVPPGPFMIDDLYPTAASGDLDVSVREADGSVHQFIQPFSAVPVMQREGQFRYALAAGKYRAASDQDKEPTFLQSTLGYGLPWDTTVYGGMIVSEDYWSGALGIGKGFGDIGSLSFDTTFARSQLPEKTSEGVSLRAQYAKDFATTGTSLNLTGYRYSSSGFRDFQEANGDVNPFRIAGDEMQLDDNWRYQRNKRSKAQITLNQRLRDWGNLNLSAWQQDYWGGNSERSINAGYNTSVNNINYGLNYSYSKGPWRNDNDHIVAFTMQIPLSRFLPNSWMTVSANGNKKGDSVSQMGLSGSALEDQKLSWNVQQGYNSKGSDAMGSASANYKGRHGEYQLGYSYSRDNRQFSVGAMGGLVVHPYGIAATQPLGETLALVKADNAAGVKVANNSGIYTDSKGFAVVPYVTPYRQNSLSLDTATLNNNTDVLNDTRTVVPTKGALALADYPTVTGYKVMLQLTGSEIPFGATAIVKNRDNVANGIVDDHKRVWLNGAPEKGTVEVNWAGESCRAAYQITQPSDKTHNVTAQCH, from the coding sequence ATGTCCCAGACCAATGTGGTGTCAGGTTTTGCTAAACTAACTCAGTTATTTTTGTTTATTCTTTTTTGTTTACGCGCTACACCAGGGCTGGCGGAAGATTATTTCTCGCCAGACTTTATTGAAACACGCGGAAATATCACAAGGGACATTGATATATCCCTTTTTAGCAAAACCGACGGGCAGGTTCCCGGTGTTTATCATGTGGAAATTTATCTTAACGGTAACTATGTGGAAACACGCGATATCTCATTCGTCGGAAATGAAAGTGCCTTATCACCGACTCTGAAACGGGAAGATTTTACGCGCTGGGGAGTAAAACCCAACGCGCAGCCCGGCTGGATGGATATGGATGAATCAGCGACGATCGACAATATCAGCGAACTCCTGCCGGGGAGTCAGAGCCATTTTCAGTTTGATGGCATGCGGCTTGAAGTCTCGGTTCCGCAGGAATATCTGCGGCGGGATCCTCAGGGTTCCGTATCGCCGGAGCAGTGGGATGACGGGTTGAATATGCTGTTTGTGAATTATAACTTTTCAGCTGCGAATAACCGTGGTGACGCCGAATCGCACAACGACAGTTATTTAAATCTGCGTAGCGGTATCAATGCAGGTCCCTGGCGACTCCGTAATTATTCAACTTATAACAACAGCAATGGAATGAGCCGCTGGAACACAATTAGCACCTCGCTTGAGCGAGATATCAAGGTATTGAAAAGTCAGTTTAGCGTTGGTGATGGTTATACCCAGGCTGGGGTCTTCGACAGCGTGAATTTCCGTGGTGTGCAGCTTTATTCAGATGACTCGATGCTGCCGGAAAGCGTACGCGGGTTTGCTCCTGTGGTTCGCGGTATTGCACAGAGCAACGCTCAGGTGACCATACGTCAGGCCGGGAATATTATCTGGCAATCATATGTTCCCCCGGGACCGTTTATGATCGACGATCTTTATCCCACCGCCGCCAGCGGCGATCTCGACGTCTCGGTTCGTGAAGCGGACGGCTCCGTGCATCAGTTTATCCAGCCGTTTTCTGCGGTACCGGTTATGCAGCGCGAAGGTCAATTCAGGTATGCGCTAGCTGCGGGAAAATATCGGGCGGCAAGCGACCAGGATAAGGAACCGACATTCCTGCAAAGTACCCTGGGCTATGGCTTACCGTGGGATACAACGGTGTATGGCGGGATGATAGTTTCTGAAGATTACTGGTCAGGCGCATTGGGTATAGGTAAGGGGTTTGGGGATATTGGCTCACTCTCTTTTGACACCACGTTTGCTCGTTCGCAGTTGCCTGAAAAGACGTCAGAAGGGGTTTCGTTACGCGCACAGTACGCCAAAGATTTCGCGACGACAGGAACATCTTTGAATTTGACGGGTTATCGTTACTCTTCATCGGGCTTTCGCGATTTTCAGGAAGCAAACGGCGATGTGAATCCGTTTCGTATTGCAGGCGATGAGATGCAGCTTGATGACAATTGGCGCTATCAGCGAAATAAACGTAGTAAGGCTCAGATAACGCTGAATCAAAGACTTCGCGACTGGGGCAACCTGAATCTCTCAGCCTGGCAACAGGATTACTGGGGAGGTAATAGCGAGCGCAGCATTAACGCGGGATACAACACCAGCGTTAACAATATTAATTACGGCCTGAACTACAGCTACTCAAAGGGGCCATGGCGCAATGACAACGATCATATCGTCGCTTTTACGATGCAGATCCCGCTATCACGTTTTTTGCCAAACAGCTGGATGACCGTTTCTGCTAACGGTAACAAAAAAGGCGATAGCGTTTCACAGATGGGATTATCCGGTTCTGCGCTGGAAGATCAAAAACTGAGCTGGAACGTGCAGCAAGGCTATAACAGCAAAGGTTCCGACGCGATGGGCAGCGCTTCCGCCAATTATAAAGGCCGCCATGGGGAGTATCAGCTGGGCTACAGCTATTCCCGTGATAACCGCCAGTTTTCCGTTGGCGCGATGGGCGGACTGGTGGTTCATCCATACGGCATCGCCGCGACTCAGCCTCTTGGCGAGACCCTGGCGCTGGTGAAAGCGGATAACGCTGCCGGAGTGAAGGTGGCAAACAATAGCGGTATTTACACCGACAGCAAAGGTTTTGCGGTGGTGCCGTACGTTACGCCATATCGACAGAACAGCCTGTCGCTGGATACCGCTACGCTGAATAACAATACCGATGTGCTCAATGATACGAGAACGGTAGTACCAACAAAAGGTGCTTTGGCGCTGGCGGATTACCCCACCGTAACGGGTTACAAAGTCATGCTGCAATTGACTGGAAGTGAGATCCCGTTCGGGGCCACAGCCATCGTTAAAAATCGCGATAACGTGGCGAATGGCATTGTGGACGATCACAAACGGGTCTGGCTAAACGGCGCACCGGAAAAAGGTACCGTTGAAGTTAACTGGGCTGGCGAAAGCTGCCGTGCGGCCTATCAGATAACACAGCCCTCTGACAAAACGCACAACGTTACTGCGCAATGTCATTGA
- the evgA gene encoding positive transcription regulator EvgA: MNEPLSPTAVIVDDHPLARMAIRGVLEKQHIVIIKEFESGAAALKALTKTAVDIVVVDVEIPGINGVELVEKLRAQRFTGVLIVVSAKNDRYYSKRCAQAGANAFISKKQDMENILAAINAAQNGYSYFPFFLEEPSAALTDNQRLESLSAQEMKVMNYMLSGLDNTQIGEAMYISSKTVSTYKTRLMEKLGCKSLVELLSFAHQNKLT; encoded by the coding sequence ATGAATGAGCCTCTGTCTCCTACCGCCGTTATTGTGGATGACCATCCCCTGGCGCGCATGGCCATACGTGGCGTGTTGGAAAAACAGCACATTGTCATCATCAAAGAGTTTGAAAGCGGGGCTGCGGCCCTAAAGGCATTGACGAAAACAGCGGTGGATATCGTCGTTGTGGATGTCGAAATCCCCGGCATAAATGGCGTTGAGCTGGTAGAGAAACTCAGGGCGCAGCGTTTTACCGGTGTGTTAATCGTAGTATCAGCAAAAAACGACCGCTATTACAGTAAACGCTGCGCGCAGGCTGGCGCGAATGCTTTTATTAGTAAAAAGCAGGATATGGAAAATATCCTCGCAGCGATTAATGCGGCGCAAAATGGTTATAGCTACTTTCCCTTTTTCCTGGAAGAACCGTCTGCGGCACTCACGGATAACCAGCGTCTTGAATCTCTCTCCGCGCAGGAGATGAAAGTAATGAACTATATGCTGAGCGGCCTTGATAATACACAGATCGGCGAAGCGATGTATATTAGCAGTAAAACGGTAAGCACCTATAAAACGAGATTAATGGAAAAATTAGGCTGTAAATCATTAGTCGAACTCCTCTCTTTTGCCCATCAGAATAAGCTGACCTGA
- the aer gene encoding aerotaxis receptor has translation MRDNQPVTQKEFVFDSKATLMSTTDENSYITYANDAFINVSGFTADEIKGQPHNLVRHPDMPKEAFADMWSTLRQGEPWSALVKNRRKNGDHYWVRANAIPVIREGKIKGYMSVRTQPEEDETRDAEKIYRNFREGTAKGHKFHKGLIIRTGWMRWRSLLKTLPLKWRLRIPLLVTLLLSIPVAWLSSINIEKLVIFIPLMTMLLLLVTAWLESQISRPIEQLCRNAKEVASGAMYKVTLLDRVDEVGIISRSISQLGLMFRWLVDDVSGQAINVLKASDALSTGNNDLSQRTDQTASNVQRTAATMHQMVTTVKNNTESASQVKTLAQESRDAAEKGSDVMSSMISMMSAITESSLHISRITNIIDSIAFQTNILALNAAVEAARAGEQGKGFAVVAAEVRNLAQRSANAAKEIKQLVEESVQHVHLGTQLADDSGKTMQEIVERVKNVTLLIAQISEATAEQAGALGEVSHSVEKLDEITHQNATLVQQSADATAKMNHQATQLVDAITVFR, from the coding sequence ATGCGGGATAATCAACCGGTTACACAGAAAGAATTTGTTTTCGACAGCAAGGCGACGCTGATGTCGACAACCGATGAGAACAGTTACATTACTTATGCGAATGATGCTTTCATCAATGTGAGTGGTTTTACCGCCGATGAAATCAAGGGGCAACCTCATAACCTTGTCCGTCATCCCGATATGCCCAAAGAAGCTTTTGCAGATATGTGGTCAACGCTTCGTCAGGGTGAGCCCTGGTCAGCACTGGTAAAAAATCGCAGGAAAAATGGCGATCATTATTGGGTTCGCGCGAATGCTATTCCGGTAATAAGAGAAGGTAAAATTAAAGGCTATATGTCGGTAAGGACACAGCCTGAAGAGGATGAAACCCGGGATGCCGAGAAGATATATCGAAATTTTCGCGAAGGTACAGCAAAAGGACATAAGTTTCACAAAGGGTTGATTATTCGTACAGGCTGGATGCGATGGCGTTCACTACTCAAAACACTTCCTCTGAAATGGCGATTACGTATTCCGCTTTTAGTAACCTTACTGCTCAGTATTCCGGTTGCATGGTTGTCCTCCATTAATATTGAAAAACTGGTAATTTTTATCCCCCTGATGACCATGTTATTACTGCTTGTTACCGCATGGCTTGAATCACAAATATCCCGCCCGATTGAACAATTATGTCGAAACGCTAAAGAGGTCGCCAGCGGCGCGATGTATAAAGTCACGCTCCTGGACCGGGTCGATGAAGTAGGGATCATTTCGCGCTCGATTAGCCAGCTTGGGCTCATGTTCCGATGGCTGGTGGATGACGTGAGCGGTCAGGCCATTAATGTACTCAAAGCCTCCGATGCGCTGAGCACGGGAAATAACGATCTCAGCCAGCGAACCGACCAGACCGCATCGAATGTGCAACGTACCGCAGCCACGATGCATCAAATGGTGACTACGGTAAAAAATAATACCGAAAGCGCCTCCCAGGTCAAAACGCTGGCACAGGAATCCCGGGATGCCGCTGAGAAAGGCAGCGATGTAATGAGCAGCATGATATCCATGATGTCTGCAATAACAGAGAGTTCACTGCATATATCGCGGATTACCAATATCATCGACAGCATTGCATTCCAGACCAATATTCTGGCGCTTAATGCCGCAGTGGAAGCCGCCCGGGCCGGAGAACAAGGGAAAGGCTTTGCCGTGGTCGCAGCAGAAGTACGCAATCTGGCTCAGCGTAGCGCGAATGCCGCGAAGGAGATTAAACAGCTCGTTGAAGAAAGCGTTCAGCATGTCCATTTGGGTACACAATTAGCGGATGACTCCGGGAAAACCATGCAGGAAATTGTGGAGCGGGTAAAAAATGTGACGCTGTTGATTGCGCAGATTAGTGAGGCGACGGCAGAGCAGGCCGGTGCGTTAGGTGAAGTTTCTCATTCTGTTGAAAAACTTGATGAAATTACACATCAAAACGCGACGCTCGTTCAGCAAAGTGCCGATGCGACGGCAAAGATGAATCATCAGGCAACACAACTGGTCGATGCGATTACCGTTTTTCGCTAG
- a CDS encoding fimbrial protein produces MKPILTTLIIAALGMFSRTVLAWDCTTTTPSTAVSPQNITISRNLPVGAVIGTQLVTPTINAFSCFNSDQGLISSQVFGVMANGTFDSMVNGRRVYKTNVDGIGYAISGSTTICAGGSTAVTGSNTIRGDINTAKLCENTSGMVSPTLNGTMTVTFYKTATETGSGTITARTVGALVLLNNALLWQSPAANVSINAFTVTTPACNLATTSIPVDMRDVDKNTFSGKGSTPGDAYTQSFNLPMTCNAGTKVSVKMEGSIFDANRGVINTTSGNNAATGVGIQLLYNNLPMALGSDIAVGTSSTGGSFSVPLKARYYQTGDTITTGTANGVLSFTMTYQ; encoded by the coding sequence ATGAAACCTATTTTAACCACCCTGATTATTGCTGCGCTGGGGATGTTTTCTCGTACGGTTCTTGCCTGGGATTGCACCACAACAACGCCTTCAACCGCTGTCTCACCGCAGAATATTACGATATCGCGCAACCTCCCCGTAGGCGCGGTTATCGGAACACAGCTCGTGACACCGACGATCAATGCGTTTAGTTGTTTCAATTCGGATCAGGGTCTGATCTCCAGTCAGGTTTTCGGTGTGATGGCGAACGGCACATTTGATTCGATGGTGAACGGCCGGCGAGTGTATAAAACCAATGTCGACGGTATTGGTTATGCCATCTCGGGCTCCACGACAATATGTGCTGGCGGCAGCACGGCAGTCACCGGAAGTAATACTATTCGGGGCGATATCAATACCGCTAAGCTTTGTGAGAACACCAGCGGAATGGTCAGCCCGACGTTGAATGGCACCATGACAGTGACGTTTTATAAAACCGCAACGGAAACGGGATCCGGAACGATAACTGCGAGAACGGTAGGTGCGCTGGTTTTGCTGAATAACGCGCTGCTGTGGCAATCCCCCGCAGCGAATGTCAGTATCAATGCGTTCACGGTGACTACCCCGGCCTGTAATCTGGCAACGACATCAATACCTGTTGATATGAGAGATGTGGATAAAAACACATTTAGCGGCAAAGGATCTACGCCCGGAGATGCTTACACCCAATCGTTCAACCTGCCGATGACCTGCAACGCCGGAACAAAGGTCAGCGTGAAAATGGAGGGGAGTATTTTTGATGCCAACAGAGGGGTCATCAATACTACCAGTGGCAATAACGCAGCGACTGGCGTGGGGATTCAGCTGCTTTATAACAATCTGCCGATGGCGCTGGGTTCCGATATCGCCGTTGGAACCTCCTCAACAGGCGGCAGTTTCAGCGTGCCACTAAAGGCGCGCTATTATCAGACCGGGGATACGATCACTACCGGTACCGCTAACGGCGTGCTGTCATTTACCATGACGTATCAATAG
- a CDS encoding fimbrial chaperone protein: MLQKVLKKIAVSLLLLSSAAISGVEIGGTRLIYNSSGSQAAISVSNPDNTPYLIQSWVSSNENSDDGDSPFITTPPLFKLNPHAQNSVRVMLIGNSVPQDRESVYWLNIKSIPSSSADAKNELLIAVKSKMKVFYRPSGLKGDPSLAYQQLTFSVSDGKLNVHNPSPYSVSLYHVKVNGKELAKPPMVLPFQTLSLSQSALNGGEISWRAINDFGGITAEHKFNF; this comes from the coding sequence ATGTTACAGAAAGTACTTAAAAAAATCGCCGTGAGTTTACTCCTTCTCTCTTCCGCGGCAATTAGTGGTGTGGAAATAGGCGGCACCCGACTTATTTATAATAGTAGCGGTAGTCAGGCGGCAATCAGCGTGAGTAACCCGGACAATACACCATATCTGATTCAGTCATGGGTGAGTAGCAATGAAAACAGTGACGATGGTGATAGTCCATTTATTACCACGCCGCCTTTATTTAAACTAAATCCGCATGCGCAGAATTCGGTTCGTGTGATGTTAATCGGTAATTCTGTACCTCAGGACCGGGAAAGCGTGTATTGGCTAAATATTAAATCAATACCGTCATCGTCGGCGGATGCGAAAAATGAGTTGCTGATTGCAGTAAAAAGCAAAATGAAGGTTTTTTATCGCCCGTCTGGCCTAAAAGGAGATCCTTCACTGGCATATCAACAATTAACTTTTTCAGTCTCTGATGGGAAACTGAATGTGCATAATCCGTCACCTTATAGCGTGTCGCTTTATCATGTGAAAGTGAATGGAAAAGAATTAGCTAAACCTCCAATGGTTTTACCATTTCAAACCTTATCGCTATCTCAGTCGGCGTTAAATGGTGGTGAAATATCATGGCGTGCGATCAATGATTTCGGAGGTATCACGGCTGAGCATAAATTTAATTTTTAG
- a CDS encoding IS5 family transposase: MSQQLTFADSEFSSKRRQTRKEVFLGRMDDLLPWDKLLGVIEPVYPKAGNGRRPYPLETMLRIHCMQQWYNLSDEAMEDALYEIASMRQFARLSLDKAIPDRTTIMNFRHLLEQHELARKIFSTVNHWLAECGVLMTQGTLVDATIIQAPSSTKNKHNSRDEDMHQTKKGNQWYFGMKAHIGVDAKSGLTHSLVTTAANEHDLNQVGKLLHGDEEFISADAGYQGAEKRDELSDVSADWLIAKRPGKVNALKQHPRKNKLAIRYEYLKASIRAKVEHPFRIVKCQFGFVKARYKGLAKNDSQLAMLFTLANLVRVDQLIRAQARST; encoded by the coding sequence ATGAGCCAGCAACTGACTTTTGCCGACAGTGAGTTTTCCAGTAAACGCCGCCAGACCCGCAAAGAAGTTTTCCTTGGCAGAATGGATGACTTGCTTCCCTGGGACAAATTACTTGGCGTTATCGAGCCTGTGTATCCCAAGGCCGGTAATGGTCGCAGGCCCTATCCGCTGGAAACCATGCTGCGTATTCACTGCATGCAGCAATGGTACAACCTGAGCGATGAGGCCATGGAAGATGCCCTCTATGAAATCGCCTCCATGCGCCAATTTGCTCGCCTGTCACTGGATAAAGCCATTCCAGACCGCACTACCATCATGAATTTCCGGCATTTGCTGGAGCAGCATGAACTGGCCCGCAAAATCTTCAGTACCGTTAATCACTGGCTAGCAGAGTGTGGCGTTCTAATGACCCAGGGCACCTTGGTGGATGCCACCATCATTCAAGCCCCCAGCTCTACCAAAAACAAACACAACAGCCGTGATGAAGACATGCACCAGACCAAGAAAGGTAACCAGTGGTACTTCGGCATGAAAGCGCACATTGGCGTGGACGCCAAAAGTGGCCTGACCCACAGTCTGGTGACCACGGCGGCTAACGAGCACGACCTCAATCAGGTTGGCAAGTTACTGCATGGCGATGAAGAATTTATCTCAGCCGATGCTGGTTATCAGGGGGCCGAAAAGCGCGATGAGCTCAGCGATGTCAGCGCAGACTGGCTTATCGCCAAGCGTCCCGGCAAAGTGAATGCATTGAAGCAACACCCGCGCAAGAACAAGCTGGCCATCCGTTACGAATACCTGAAAGCGAGTATCCGAGCGAAGGTTGAGCATCCATTTCGGATAGTAAAATGTCAGTTTGGTTTCGTCAAAGCCAGGTACAAGGGGCTGGCTAAAAATGACAGTCAACTGGCGATGTTATTCACCCTGGCGAACCTGGTTCGAGTTGACCAATTGATACGGGCACAGGCGAGATCTACCTGA